A single window of Eleginops maclovinus isolate JMC-PN-2008 ecotype Puerto Natales chromosome 19, JC_Emac_rtc_rv5, whole genome shotgun sequence DNA harbors:
- the zfyve28 gene encoding lateral signaling target protein 2 homolog isoform X4: MNRFRKWLYKPKRTDPQLLAQFYYADEELNQVATELDGLDGRKDPQRCTLLVNQFRSCQDNVLNIINQIMDECIPDERANRDFCVKFPEEIRHDNLAGQLWFGAECLAAGSIIMNREIESIAMRPLAKDLTRSLEEVRNITRDQALRDLNLYTDRIKDALRHFDSLFAEFELSYVSAMVPVKSPKEYYVQQEVVVLFCETVDRALKLGYLTQDMIDDYEPALMFTIPRLAIVCGLVVYSEGPLNLERKSEDMSELFRPFRTLLKKIRDLLQTLSDEELVTLEKNLCISQDGEMSVNPEPATDSSPAPVQENHSSCCPANDNSKGESEGEQEHLAPFVSGSQEEELAEVEKGWEEVETEKGEVEQEQGLLCEEAEEAELACSMQYDEEELEQLNMMVYRVGDEMSTLLSPPSQGQSPAHHPHRGGAGGSSGASSTEASPRRYLVSLGRTGIYVEEEDKVFFMDDLDAAGDGITSISREACVCIASPSKAPESARPAQHKPGLQPDSTRNGWCSETQSEQPCPQPRSLNALCPNAKRPPCTSSPSSESLPFTNGWETGLEGTTSETAEVIAHRMGGMKLSATVIFNPRSPSLTELAVDKLLLPPRPAPSEVEPCGPMVATHCLLNSCVCCGSCEDAHEDAITTESTGLGLGLSLGLDKHCKTAAPSAVIQSSACRLPPRGHDPHSKGELAQLTPSSRCSAETLEEDSKSQLCEKCLAMAPGPGHRAQDCGYIGGDGPSLCNHQLRNDKRQQASGGQQRDRETDKDKSGSKDSKRDIKEDSRKSSSPISSLTPSSGMSEDLDHQEIQLALQNAKLAARNKIRSRFHSSSDLIHRLFVCISGVADQLQTNYASDLRSILKTLFEVMATKCEEGDDDNHKKAGPVLRNAVLEDCALCQETISSSELAAKAREGQFEDPPDWVPDEACNSCIACKAPFTVIRRKHHCRSCGKIFCSRCSSHSAPLPRYGQVKPVRVCTHCYMFHVTPFYSDKAGI, from the exons AGGACGGACCCCCAGCTCCTGGCCCAGTTCTACTATGCTGATGAAGAGCTGAATCAGGTGGCCACTGAGCTGGACGGCCTGGACGGCAGGAAGGACCCTCAGAGATGTACCCTGCTGGTCAACCAGTTCCGCTCGTGTCAG GACAATGTGTTGAACATTATCAACCAGATTATGGATGAATGTATTCCCGACGAGCGGGCCAACAGAGACTTCTGCGTCAAGTTCCCTGAGGAGATTCGTCATGACAACTTGGCCGGGCAGCTGTGGTTTGGGGCTGAG TGTTTGGCCGCCGGCTCCATCATCATGAACAGGGAGATAGAGAGTATAGCGATGAGGCCCCTGGCTAAGGACCTCACTCGCAGCCTGGAGGAGGTACGCAACATCACCAGAGACCAGGCCCTGAGAGACCTCAACTTGTACACGGACCGCATCAAGGACGCATTGCGACATTTCGACAGCCTTTTTGCTGAGTTTGAGCTCAG TTATGTGTCAGCCATGGTGCCTGTGAAGTCTCCCAAAGAATACTATGTACAGCAGGAGGTGGTCGTGCTCTTCTGTGAGACTGTGGACCG GGCCCTTAAGCTGGGCTATCTCACACAGGACATGATCGATGACTACGAACCTGCACTCATGTTTACAATTCCCCGACTAGCCATTGTGTG TGGGCTGGTTGTGTATTCAGAGGGACCTCTAAACTTAGAACGCAAATCAGAGGACATGTCTGAGCTCTTCCGACCTTTTCGCACTTTATTGAAGAAAATCAG AGATTTGCTGCAGACCTTGAGTGATGAAGAGTTGGTGACACTGGAAAAGAACCTGTGTATCTCTCAGGACGGGGAGATGTCCGTAAACCCGGAGCCGGCAACAGACAGCTCACCAGCTCCAGTCCAAGAGAACCACTCATCTTGCTGCCCCGCTAATGACAACTCCAAGGGGGAGAGTGAGGGGGAGCAGGAGCATCTGGCTCCGTTTGTCTCTGGCAgccaggaggaggagctggcagAAGTAGAGAAGGGCTGGGAGGAGGTGGAAACAGAGAAGGGGGAGGTGGAACAGGAGCAGGGCCTACTGTgtgaggaggcggaggaggcaGAGTTGGCGTGCTCCATGCAGTACGACGAGGAGGAACTGGAGCAGCTCAACATGATGGTGTACCGCGTGGGGGACGAGATGTCCACCCTTTTGTCGCCTCCCAGCCAGGGTCAGTCCCCGGCGCACCATCCCCACAGAGGAGGGGCGGGAGGCTCGAGCGGGGCATCCAGCACGGAGGCCTCCCCCCGCAGGTACCTGGTTAGCCTTGGAAGGACGGGCATCTatgtagaggaggaggacaaggtCTTCTTCATGGATGACCTCGACGCGGCAGGAGACGGTATCACCAGCATTTCAAGAGAAGCCTGCGTTTGTATCGCCTCTCCTTCCAAAGCACCGGAGTCTGCTCGTCCCGCGCAGCATAAGCCGGGACTTCAGCCAGACTCCACCAGGAACGGCTGGTGCTCTGAGACGCAGTCGGAGCAGCCGTGCCCACAGCCGCGCAGCCTGAATGCACTCTGCCCCAACGCAAAGCGCCCTCCCTGCACTTCCTCTCCCAGCTCTGAATCTCTGCCTTTCACCAACGGGTGGGAGACGGGTCTAGAGGGCACAACGTCTGAAACTGCTGAGGTCATCGCCCACCGCATGGGTGGGATGAAGCTGTCTGCCACGGTCATCTTCAACCCTCGCTCCCCCAGCTTGACGGAGCTTGCTGTGGacaagctgctgctgccgccgcgGCCCGCTCCCTCTGAGGTTGAACCCTGCGGCCCAATGGTGGCCACTCACTGCCTGCTCAACTCCTGCGTGTGTTGCGGGAGCTGTGAGGATGCCCATGAGGACGCCATCACCACAGAGAGCACTGGACTGGGGTTAGGCCTCTCCCTGGGGTTGGATAAACACTGTAAGACCGCAGCCCCCAGCGCTGTCATACAATCTTCCGCTTGCCGGCTGCCACCACGAGGTCACGATCCCCACAGTAAGGGAGAGCTCGCCCAGTTGACTCCTTCTTCCCGCTGCTCTGCAGAGACCCTGGAAGAGGACTCAAAGTCTCAGCTCTGTGAGAAGTGCCTGGCCATGGCTCCAGGGCCGGGGCATCGCGCTCAGGACTGTGGCTACATTGGAGGGGACGGACCCTCCCTGTGCAACCACCAGCTGAGGAATGATAAGAGACAGCAGGCCAGTGGGGGCCAGCAGAGGGACAGGGAGACAGATAAGGACAAATCGGGAAGTAAAGACTCGAAGAGGGACATCAAGGAGGACAGCAGGAAGAGCTCTAG CCCTATCAGCAGTCTGACCCCCAGCTCAGGGATGTCAGAGGACCTGGACCATCAGGAGATCCAGCTGGCTCTGCAAAATGCAAAGTTGGCCGCCAGGAACAAAATCCGATCGCGCTTCCACAGCAGCAGCGACCTCATCCACCGCCTCTTTGTTTGTATATCAG GCGTTGCTGATCAGCTGCAGACAAACTATGCTAGTGACCTTCGCAGCATCCTCAAGACTCTGTTTGAAGTCATGGCAACAAAGTGCGAGGAGGGAGACGACGATAACCACAAGAAAG CAGGTCCTGTTCTGCGTAATGCTGTGCTGGAAGACTGCGCTCTCTGTCAGGAGACCATTTCTTCCTCGGAATTGGCAGCTAAGGCCCGGGAAGGCCAGTTTGAAG ACCCTCCAGACTGGGTCCCTGATGAAGCCTGCAACTCCTGCATTGCCTGCAAGGCTCCCTTTACTGTCATTCGCAGGAAGCATCACTGTAGAAGCTGTGGAAAG ATCTTCTGCTCTCGCTGCTCCTCCCACTCGGCTCCCTTGCCGCGGTATGGCCAGGTGAAGCCCGTCAgggtttgcacacactgctaCATGTTTCATGTCACGCCTTTCTACAGCGACAAGGCCGGCATCTAA
- the zfyve28 gene encoding lateral signaling target protein 2 homolog isoform X1, giving the protein MNRFRKWLYKPKRTDPQLLAQFYYADEELNQVATELDGLDGRKDPQRCTLLVNQFRSCQDNVLNIINQIMDECIPDERANRDFCVKFPEEIRHDNLAGQLWFGAECLAAGSIIMNREIESIAMRPLAKDLTRSLEEVRNITRDQALRDLNLYTDRIKDALRHFDSLFAEFELSYVSAMVPVKSPKEYYVQQEVVVLFCETVDRALKLGYLTQDMIDDYEPALMFTIPRLAIVCGLVVYSEGPLNLERKSEDMSELFRPFRTLLKKIRDLLQTLSDEELVTLEKNLCISQDGEMSVNPEPATDSSPAPVQENHSSCCPANDNSKGESEGEQEHLAPFVSGSQEEELAEVEKGWEEVETEKGEVEQEQGLLCEEAEEAELACSMQYDEEELEQLNMMVYRVGDEMSTLLSPPSQGQSPAHHPHRGGAGGSSGASSTEASPRRYLVSLGRTGIYVEEEDKVFFMDDLDAAGDGITSISREACVCIASPSKAPESARPAQHKPGLQPDSTRNGWCSETQSEQPCPQPRSLNALCPNAKRPPCTSSPSSESLPFTNGWETGLEGTTSETAEVIAHRMGGMKLSATVIFNPRSPSLTELAVDKLLLPPRPAPSEVEPCGPMVATHCLLNSCVCCGSCEDAHEDAITTESTGLGLGLSLGLDKHCKTAAPSAVIQSSACRLPPRGHDPHSKGELAQLTPSSRCSAETLEEDSKSQLCEKCLAMAPGPGHRAQDCGYIGGDGPSLCNHQLRNDKRQQASGGQQRDRETDKDKSGSKDSKRDIKEDSRKSSSFQSSPLSSVSGSDCESVSVTTCSLSSSAYTPSPISSLTPSSGMSEDLDHQEIQLALQNAKLAARNKIRSRFHSSSDLIHRLFVCISGVADQLQTNYASDLRSILKTLFEVMATKCEEGDDDNHKKAGPVLRNAVLEDCALCQETISSSELAAKAREGQFEDPPDWVPDEACNSCIACKAPFTVIRRKHHCRSCGKIFCSRCSSHSAPLPRYGQVKPVRVCTHCYMFHVTPFYSDKAGI; this is encoded by the exons AGGACGGACCCCCAGCTCCTGGCCCAGTTCTACTATGCTGATGAAGAGCTGAATCAGGTGGCCACTGAGCTGGACGGCCTGGACGGCAGGAAGGACCCTCAGAGATGTACCCTGCTGGTCAACCAGTTCCGCTCGTGTCAG GACAATGTGTTGAACATTATCAACCAGATTATGGATGAATGTATTCCCGACGAGCGGGCCAACAGAGACTTCTGCGTCAAGTTCCCTGAGGAGATTCGTCATGACAACTTGGCCGGGCAGCTGTGGTTTGGGGCTGAG TGTTTGGCCGCCGGCTCCATCATCATGAACAGGGAGATAGAGAGTATAGCGATGAGGCCCCTGGCTAAGGACCTCACTCGCAGCCTGGAGGAGGTACGCAACATCACCAGAGACCAGGCCCTGAGAGACCTCAACTTGTACACGGACCGCATCAAGGACGCATTGCGACATTTCGACAGCCTTTTTGCTGAGTTTGAGCTCAG TTATGTGTCAGCCATGGTGCCTGTGAAGTCTCCCAAAGAATACTATGTACAGCAGGAGGTGGTCGTGCTCTTCTGTGAGACTGTGGACCG GGCCCTTAAGCTGGGCTATCTCACACAGGACATGATCGATGACTACGAACCTGCACTCATGTTTACAATTCCCCGACTAGCCATTGTGTG TGGGCTGGTTGTGTATTCAGAGGGACCTCTAAACTTAGAACGCAAATCAGAGGACATGTCTGAGCTCTTCCGACCTTTTCGCACTTTATTGAAGAAAATCAG AGATTTGCTGCAGACCTTGAGTGATGAAGAGTTGGTGACACTGGAAAAGAACCTGTGTATCTCTCAGGACGGGGAGATGTCCGTAAACCCGGAGCCGGCAACAGACAGCTCACCAGCTCCAGTCCAAGAGAACCACTCATCTTGCTGCCCCGCTAATGACAACTCCAAGGGGGAGAGTGAGGGGGAGCAGGAGCATCTGGCTCCGTTTGTCTCTGGCAgccaggaggaggagctggcagAAGTAGAGAAGGGCTGGGAGGAGGTGGAAACAGAGAAGGGGGAGGTGGAACAGGAGCAGGGCCTACTGTgtgaggaggcggaggaggcaGAGTTGGCGTGCTCCATGCAGTACGACGAGGAGGAACTGGAGCAGCTCAACATGATGGTGTACCGCGTGGGGGACGAGATGTCCACCCTTTTGTCGCCTCCCAGCCAGGGTCAGTCCCCGGCGCACCATCCCCACAGAGGAGGGGCGGGAGGCTCGAGCGGGGCATCCAGCACGGAGGCCTCCCCCCGCAGGTACCTGGTTAGCCTTGGAAGGACGGGCATCTatgtagaggaggaggacaaggtCTTCTTCATGGATGACCTCGACGCGGCAGGAGACGGTATCACCAGCATTTCAAGAGAAGCCTGCGTTTGTATCGCCTCTCCTTCCAAAGCACCGGAGTCTGCTCGTCCCGCGCAGCATAAGCCGGGACTTCAGCCAGACTCCACCAGGAACGGCTGGTGCTCTGAGACGCAGTCGGAGCAGCCGTGCCCACAGCCGCGCAGCCTGAATGCACTCTGCCCCAACGCAAAGCGCCCTCCCTGCACTTCCTCTCCCAGCTCTGAATCTCTGCCTTTCACCAACGGGTGGGAGACGGGTCTAGAGGGCACAACGTCTGAAACTGCTGAGGTCATCGCCCACCGCATGGGTGGGATGAAGCTGTCTGCCACGGTCATCTTCAACCCTCGCTCCCCCAGCTTGACGGAGCTTGCTGTGGacaagctgctgctgccgccgcgGCCCGCTCCCTCTGAGGTTGAACCCTGCGGCCCAATGGTGGCCACTCACTGCCTGCTCAACTCCTGCGTGTGTTGCGGGAGCTGTGAGGATGCCCATGAGGACGCCATCACCACAGAGAGCACTGGACTGGGGTTAGGCCTCTCCCTGGGGTTGGATAAACACTGTAAGACCGCAGCCCCCAGCGCTGTCATACAATCTTCCGCTTGCCGGCTGCCACCACGAGGTCACGATCCCCACAGTAAGGGAGAGCTCGCCCAGTTGACTCCTTCTTCCCGCTGCTCTGCAGAGACCCTGGAAGAGGACTCAAAGTCTCAGCTCTGTGAGAAGTGCCTGGCCATGGCTCCAGGGCCGGGGCATCGCGCTCAGGACTGTGGCTACATTGGAGGGGACGGACCCTCCCTGTGCAACCACCAGCTGAGGAATGATAAGAGACAGCAGGCCAGTGGGGGCCAGCAGAGGGACAGGGAGACAGATAAGGACAAATCGGGAAGTAAAGACTCGAAGAGGGACATCAAGGAGGACAGCAGGAAGAGCTCTAG tTTTCAGAGCTCTCCCCTCAGCTCTGTGTCAGGTAGTGACTGTGAGAGTGTGTCGGTCACCACATGTAGTCTGTCAAGCAGCGCATACACTCCCAG CCCTATCAGCAGTCTGACCCCCAGCTCAGGGATGTCAGAGGACCTGGACCATCAGGAGATCCAGCTGGCTCTGCAAAATGCAAAGTTGGCCGCCAGGAACAAAATCCGATCGCGCTTCCACAGCAGCAGCGACCTCATCCACCGCCTCTTTGTTTGTATATCAG GCGTTGCTGATCAGCTGCAGACAAACTATGCTAGTGACCTTCGCAGCATCCTCAAGACTCTGTTTGAAGTCATGGCAACAAAGTGCGAGGAGGGAGACGACGATAACCACAAGAAAG CAGGTCCTGTTCTGCGTAATGCTGTGCTGGAAGACTGCGCTCTCTGTCAGGAGACCATTTCTTCCTCGGAATTGGCAGCTAAGGCCCGGGAAGGCCAGTTTGAAG ACCCTCCAGACTGGGTCCCTGATGAAGCCTGCAACTCCTGCATTGCCTGCAAGGCTCCCTTTACTGTCATTCGCAGGAAGCATCACTGTAGAAGCTGTGGAAAG ATCTTCTGCTCTCGCTGCTCCTCCCACTCGGCTCCCTTGCCGCGGTATGGCCAGGTGAAGCCCGTCAgggtttgcacacactgctaCATGTTTCATGTCACGCCTTTCTACAGCGACAAGGCCGGCATCTAA
- the zfyve28 gene encoding lateral signaling target protein 2 homolog isoform X2, giving the protein MNRFRKWLYKPKRTDPQLLAQFYYADEELNQVATELDGLDGRKDPQRCTLLVNQFRSCQDNVLNIINQIMDECIPDERANRDFCVKFPEEIRHDNLAGQLWFGAECLAAGSIIMNREIESIAMRPLAKDLTRSLEEVRNITRDQALRDLNLYTDRIKDALRHFDSLFAEFELSYVSAMVPVKSPKEYYVQQEVVVLFCETVDRALKLGYLTQDMIDDYEPALMFTIPRLAIVCGLVVYSEGPLNLERKSEDMSELFRPFRTLLKKIRDLLQTLSDEELVTLEKNLCISQDGEMSVNPEPATDSSPAPVQENHSSCCPANDNSKGESEGEQEHLAPFVSGSQEEELAEVEKGWEEVETEKGEVEQEQGLLCEEAEEAELACSMQYDEEELEQLNMMVYRVGDEMSTLLSPPSQGQSPAHHPHRGGAGGSSGASSTEASPRRYLVSLGRTGIYVEEEDKVFFMDDLDAAGDGITSISREACVCIASPSKAPESARPAQHKPGLQPDSTRNGWCSETQSEQPCPQPRSLNALCPNAKRPPCTSSPSSESLPFTNGWETGLEGTTSETAEVIAHRMGGMKLSATVIFNPRSPSLTELAVDKLLLPPRPAPSEVEPCGPMVATHCLLNSCVCCGSCEDAHEDAITTESTGLGLGLSLGLDKHCKTAAPSAVIQSSACRLPPRGHDPHSKGELAQLTPSSRCSAETLEEDSKSQLCEKCLAMAPGPGHRAQDCGYIGGDGPSLCNHQLRNDKRQQASGGQQRDRETDKDKSGSKDSKRDIKEDSRKSSSFQSSPLSSVSGSDCESVSVTTCSLSSSAYTPSPISSLTPSSGMSEDLDHQEIQLALQNAKLAARNKIRSRFHSSSDLIHRLFVCISGVADQLQTNYASDLRSILKTLFEVMATKCEEGDDDNHKKGPVLRNAVLEDCALCQETISSSELAAKAREGQFEDPPDWVPDEACNSCIACKAPFTVIRRKHHCRSCGKIFCSRCSSHSAPLPRYGQVKPVRVCTHCYMFHVTPFYSDKAGI; this is encoded by the exons AGGACGGACCCCCAGCTCCTGGCCCAGTTCTACTATGCTGATGAAGAGCTGAATCAGGTGGCCACTGAGCTGGACGGCCTGGACGGCAGGAAGGACCCTCAGAGATGTACCCTGCTGGTCAACCAGTTCCGCTCGTGTCAG GACAATGTGTTGAACATTATCAACCAGATTATGGATGAATGTATTCCCGACGAGCGGGCCAACAGAGACTTCTGCGTCAAGTTCCCTGAGGAGATTCGTCATGACAACTTGGCCGGGCAGCTGTGGTTTGGGGCTGAG TGTTTGGCCGCCGGCTCCATCATCATGAACAGGGAGATAGAGAGTATAGCGATGAGGCCCCTGGCTAAGGACCTCACTCGCAGCCTGGAGGAGGTACGCAACATCACCAGAGACCAGGCCCTGAGAGACCTCAACTTGTACACGGACCGCATCAAGGACGCATTGCGACATTTCGACAGCCTTTTTGCTGAGTTTGAGCTCAG TTATGTGTCAGCCATGGTGCCTGTGAAGTCTCCCAAAGAATACTATGTACAGCAGGAGGTGGTCGTGCTCTTCTGTGAGACTGTGGACCG GGCCCTTAAGCTGGGCTATCTCACACAGGACATGATCGATGACTACGAACCTGCACTCATGTTTACAATTCCCCGACTAGCCATTGTGTG TGGGCTGGTTGTGTATTCAGAGGGACCTCTAAACTTAGAACGCAAATCAGAGGACATGTCTGAGCTCTTCCGACCTTTTCGCACTTTATTGAAGAAAATCAG AGATTTGCTGCAGACCTTGAGTGATGAAGAGTTGGTGACACTGGAAAAGAACCTGTGTATCTCTCAGGACGGGGAGATGTCCGTAAACCCGGAGCCGGCAACAGACAGCTCACCAGCTCCAGTCCAAGAGAACCACTCATCTTGCTGCCCCGCTAATGACAACTCCAAGGGGGAGAGTGAGGGGGAGCAGGAGCATCTGGCTCCGTTTGTCTCTGGCAgccaggaggaggagctggcagAAGTAGAGAAGGGCTGGGAGGAGGTGGAAACAGAGAAGGGGGAGGTGGAACAGGAGCAGGGCCTACTGTgtgaggaggcggaggaggcaGAGTTGGCGTGCTCCATGCAGTACGACGAGGAGGAACTGGAGCAGCTCAACATGATGGTGTACCGCGTGGGGGACGAGATGTCCACCCTTTTGTCGCCTCCCAGCCAGGGTCAGTCCCCGGCGCACCATCCCCACAGAGGAGGGGCGGGAGGCTCGAGCGGGGCATCCAGCACGGAGGCCTCCCCCCGCAGGTACCTGGTTAGCCTTGGAAGGACGGGCATCTatgtagaggaggaggacaaggtCTTCTTCATGGATGACCTCGACGCGGCAGGAGACGGTATCACCAGCATTTCAAGAGAAGCCTGCGTTTGTATCGCCTCTCCTTCCAAAGCACCGGAGTCTGCTCGTCCCGCGCAGCATAAGCCGGGACTTCAGCCAGACTCCACCAGGAACGGCTGGTGCTCTGAGACGCAGTCGGAGCAGCCGTGCCCACAGCCGCGCAGCCTGAATGCACTCTGCCCCAACGCAAAGCGCCCTCCCTGCACTTCCTCTCCCAGCTCTGAATCTCTGCCTTTCACCAACGGGTGGGAGACGGGTCTAGAGGGCACAACGTCTGAAACTGCTGAGGTCATCGCCCACCGCATGGGTGGGATGAAGCTGTCTGCCACGGTCATCTTCAACCCTCGCTCCCCCAGCTTGACGGAGCTTGCTGTGGacaagctgctgctgccgccgcgGCCCGCTCCCTCTGAGGTTGAACCCTGCGGCCCAATGGTGGCCACTCACTGCCTGCTCAACTCCTGCGTGTGTTGCGGGAGCTGTGAGGATGCCCATGAGGACGCCATCACCACAGAGAGCACTGGACTGGGGTTAGGCCTCTCCCTGGGGTTGGATAAACACTGTAAGACCGCAGCCCCCAGCGCTGTCATACAATCTTCCGCTTGCCGGCTGCCACCACGAGGTCACGATCCCCACAGTAAGGGAGAGCTCGCCCAGTTGACTCCTTCTTCCCGCTGCTCTGCAGAGACCCTGGAAGAGGACTCAAAGTCTCAGCTCTGTGAGAAGTGCCTGGCCATGGCTCCAGGGCCGGGGCATCGCGCTCAGGACTGTGGCTACATTGGAGGGGACGGACCCTCCCTGTGCAACCACCAGCTGAGGAATGATAAGAGACAGCAGGCCAGTGGGGGCCAGCAGAGGGACAGGGAGACAGATAAGGACAAATCGGGAAGTAAAGACTCGAAGAGGGACATCAAGGAGGACAGCAGGAAGAGCTCTAG tTTTCAGAGCTCTCCCCTCAGCTCTGTGTCAGGTAGTGACTGTGAGAGTGTGTCGGTCACCACATGTAGTCTGTCAAGCAGCGCATACACTCCCAG CCCTATCAGCAGTCTGACCCCCAGCTCAGGGATGTCAGAGGACCTGGACCATCAGGAGATCCAGCTGGCTCTGCAAAATGCAAAGTTGGCCGCCAGGAACAAAATCCGATCGCGCTTCCACAGCAGCAGCGACCTCATCCACCGCCTCTTTGTTTGTATATCAG GCGTTGCTGATCAGCTGCAGACAAACTATGCTAGTGACCTTCGCAGCATCCTCAAGACTCTGTTTGAAGTCATGGCAACAAAGTGCGAGGAGGGAGACGACGATAACCACAAGAAAG GTCCTGTTCTGCGTAATGCTGTGCTGGAAGACTGCGCTCTCTGTCAGGAGACCATTTCTTCCTCGGAATTGGCAGCTAAGGCCCGGGAAGGCCAGTTTGAAG ACCCTCCAGACTGGGTCCCTGATGAAGCCTGCAACTCCTGCATTGCCTGCAAGGCTCCCTTTACTGTCATTCGCAGGAAGCATCACTGTAGAAGCTGTGGAAAG ATCTTCTGCTCTCGCTGCTCCTCCCACTCGGCTCCCTTGCCGCGGTATGGCCAGGTGAAGCCCGTCAgggtttgcacacactgctaCATGTTTCATGTCACGCCTTTCTACAGCGACAAGGCCGGCATCTAA